In one window of Arachis ipaensis cultivar K30076 chromosome B06, Araip1.1, whole genome shotgun sequence DNA:
- the LOC107646579 gene encoding uncharacterized protein LOC107646579 gives MQGTAPMTAEATTSKGTVLARSLKEAEMQYSSAKVSVWWDIENCPVSRGCDAHSIAKNISSALVRMNYCGPVSISAYGDTNRIPSSVQHALSSTGISLNHVPAGVKDASDKKILVDMLFWAVDNPAPANYLLISGDRDFSNALHQLRMRRYNILLAQPLKASASLTAAARSVWLWTSLSAGGPPLSSGSSSNIASNTQSFSSERVQNRVSEPSQPRFKEKYTNCDASQFPESKTKNNHCSNPELPQAKLFPRAPHEFFCNKPNIATISSALSLPSHQDHSKSSGSNSSGGIPHDSQNSFLRQNNLHDHQESRQDYRISTSQSPNVVSLTTSTEHNPHASQASCYENVDKGSSRNCEQSKTSLSSFIPNTSSSDTWGAKFLRPPSEYDQHLIGCILLTLDTLKAEKVMPTHGNISDCIRYGDVRYQTMDVRKALDCAIEHGMVVKQSIGSLNFYVNKNGKLWKCVNPIGGYPNDFSDATWARIQQFLSSPTGKSSILASRCRYEASLILRRSCMEKEVLGDVLKILEMIISVKKWIIHNHSGEWQPITITLEQS, from the exons ATGCAAGGAACCGCGCCAATGACTGCTGAGGCCACCACCTCCAAAGGCACCGTGCTGGCTCGGTCGCTCAAGGAGGCTGAAATGCAGTATTCGTCGGCCAAGGTATCAGTGTGGTGGGACATAGAGAACTGCCCTGTGTCTCGTGGCTGCGACGCGCATTCGATCGCAAAGAACATCAGTTCCGCACTGGTTCGCATGAACTACTGCGGCCCCGTCTCCATCTCAGCGTACGGCGACACCAACCGCATTCCATCGTCCGTGCAGCACGCGCTCTCCAGCACCGGCATCTCCCTCAACCACGTCCCCGCAG GTGTGAAAGATGCAAGTGACAAGAAGATTTTAGTTGATATGTTATTCTGGGCGGTGGACAACCCTGCTCCTGCGAATTATTTGCTTATTTCCGGAGATAGGGACTTCTCGAATGCCCTGCATCAGCTGCGCATGAGAAGGTACAACATTCTTCTCGCTCAACCACTAAAAGCTTCGGCGTCCCTCACTGCTGCTGCTAGGAGTGTGTGGCTCTGGACTAGCCTTTCTGCCGGTGGGCCACCACTATCCAGTGGCAGCTCGTCAAACATTGCAAGTAATACCCAAAGCTTTAGTTCTGAAAGGGTTCAAAACCGTGTTTCTGAACCGTCTCAACCAAGATTCAAAGAAAAATACACCAACTGCGATGCAAGCCAATTTCCGGAGAGTAAGACTAAGAACAATCATTGCTCTAATCCGGAACTTCCACAGGCAAAGTTGTTTCCCAGGGCTCCCCATGAATTCTTTTGTAATAAGCCCAACATCGCAACTATTAGTTCTGCACTTAGTCTTCCAAGCCACCAAGACCACTCAAAAAGCAGTGGTAGTAACTCTAGTGGTGGAATTCCTCATGATTCACAGAATAGCTTTTTGAGGCAAAACAACCTCCATGATCATCAGGAATCTAGACAAGATTATAGAATAAGTACTAGTCAGTCGCctaatgttgtcagcttaactacatcaacAGAGCATAATCCACATGCCAGCCAAGCATCGTGTTATGAGAATGTGGACAAGGGGTCTTCTCGTAATTGTGAACAGTCTAAAACTTCTTTGTCCAGCTTCATCCCTAATACCAGTTCTAGCGATACCTGGGGAGCTAAATTTCTACGACCACCTTCTGAGTACGACCAACATCTTATAGGCTGCATTCTGTTAACTTTAGACACCCTGAAGGCTGAAAAGGTTATGCCTACTCACGGAAATATTTCTGATTGCATTCGATATGGAGATGTGAGATATCAGACAATGGATGTCAGGAAGGCTTTAGATTGTGCAATAGAGCACGGAATGGTAGTAAAACAAAGCATAGGTTCATTGAATTTTTATGTTAACAAAAATGGGAAACTCTGGAAGTGTGTGAACCCTATAGGTGGTTATCCTAATGATTTCTCAGACGCAACATGGGCTAGAATACAGCAATTCCTTTCTTCACCAACTGGAAAATCGTCAATTTTGGCATCCCGTTGCAG ATATGAAGCATCGCTTATTCTTAGGAGATCATGCATGGAAAAGGAGGTTTTAGGTGATGTACTTAAGATTCTGGAGATGATAATCTCGGTCAAGAAGTGGATTATACATAACCATTCCGGGGAGTGGCAGCCGATTACTATTACACTTGAGCAGAGTTGA